The following proteins are encoded in a genomic region of Nakaseomyces glabratus chromosome J, complete sequence:
- the SWI1 gene encoding Swi1p (CAGL0J09548g~Ortholog(s) have DNA translocase activity, RNA polymerase II activating transcription factor binding activity), with protein MDFFNSGAPEGDDNNMDSPFFNNEMNSTQFLFGDLMDTSNSGNQKMDDSQFYNNKPFNDGDIRTQSNNSNMNMNMNISNTSNNNGNNNSNNMNNFVSNPNTPYTVPGNFVTNQSPMGSVGSNFDAAPPQNSSAMNNFQASGSLSPQAILAKNSMVDNQILGLNFNGADNSNNNMNANMTNTLSPQMTMSNIQSSANTPQQILMFNQSANTPGSSNNMNLSGSNSTPGAVGANQDNMNMQFGSNMPSNSIMSTHGSPNIPNQMQQNNLPMNQNSGRSSSNNSKISGKDALALQNASPQDRAAILAALQQRQQRRFQALQQQQIRKQQSQQQLQKQAQQQVQQQVHAQKQAQMQAQAQAQAQAQAQAQAQAQAQAQAQAQAQAQAQAQAQAQAQAQAQAQAQAQAQAQAKAKAQAQAQAQAQAQAQAQAQAQAKAQAQAQAQAQARFKAQNRQAMQQPNSPNPANGNLQQQKKSILQNLHPALQQKISMELNNKQYELFMKSLIENCKRIHMPLQSIPEIQGKKVNLFYLFMFTQRLGGGEQISRNQQWNFLAQKLQISNAQELEGVYYKLIYPYEKFLESPEGQKETQAKKFFLQQFLQELLKKVQQQQGLQQQQGLQQQPSQQPGQIQNQNQGQTPTQLQQQAIPQKNQMHFSNQSQNMVGSFDTTNSPMINQQTTFDSKQRKENRRKKASTDTPTGTPIATPVPSTSIINLDQNAKKAVKKPRKPRQKKKTKKELELEKKQLEEMQKKQQQYIEEQQLQQKMVIEQKLKDQYKKELEKLPKVYKRSLCRNYTPLKRVIQRSNGYDIEYVAKVGEKVNANKPIFLFAPELGTVNLHALSMSLQAGNIGEINVALNTLLVTSSDAVLELNIEMYPELIESLCILGINLLSNLCENKSDLRLLQTNLFSYVLSDEVESFLSNDTCTFSKTNHNIDQIFDKLAKNTVESGNSVRVDSLTGTDILQNSSLNDNQDSKDTIPPMTSEISDLLKPIYNNTWDLLPTPVKYLQNQFPNKLHVPSYLLSLRAVKDEVDCPLTKVNTKGAENARILITDQLSTICMILRNASFSEANARILASNPFLRRFFADMLWAVFLDHEKFVFERKRLNFRKDIAITLSNIAHLMPFHSSVDGFLLLILILSFGEPKKNSGSLRSDELSYNEYSLTWGKYQSFGVDVLSKLLSTEQSTKNIIMRLLFSFSSATRDDSLSKDELLTKKLVDAYCKGDQYKLLNDVVSFLLSVIPFEQINETSSLLYSMTPLISQSITSLLLIVDQVCDEKSVNEYTLKKNMPLIWLTTAENYGYKLRSLGKLYNDISGDTNELSKANGNSVMENMEFKKLAPLIGSSCLKLVNLMIDKALEIDEKVKTNDKDEIASKTLAAVPELFPGEIESIEIITNQYLHPDILQQTQCLIELKDEILSRA; from the coding sequence ATGGACTTTTTCAACAGTGGTGCTCCCGAAGGAGACGATAATAATATGGATTCACCTTTCTTTAATAACGAAATGAACTCTACAcagtttttatttggaGACCTAATGGATACTTCCAATTCAGGGAACCAGAAGATGGACGATTCTCAGTTTTACAATAACAAACCTTTTAATGATGGAGACATTAGAACTCAGAGTAATAATAGTAACATGAATATGAACATGAATATCTCGAATACATCGAATAACAATGggaataataatagtaataatatGAACAATTTTGTATCCAATCCCAATACTCCATACACAGTACCAGGCAACTTTGTGACTAATCAATCACCAATGGGTTCTGTAGGCTCTAATTTTGACGCTGCACCTCCTCAGAACTCTTCTGCAATGAATAATTTCCAAGCCAGCGGCAGCTTGTCACCACAGGCAATCCTTGCTAAAAACTCTATGGTGGATAACCAGATATTGGGATTAAACTTCAATGGTGCTGATAActctaataataatatgaaTGCAAATATGACAAATACGCTTTCCCCTCAAATGACCATGTCTAATATACAGTCCAGTGCTAACACTCCTCAACAGATCTTGATGTTTAATCAGTCAGCTAATACTCCTGGATCATCGAACAATATGAATCTTAGTGGCAGTAATTCTACTCCTGGTGCTGTAGGTGCTAATCAGGATAACATGAATATGCAATTTGGATCCAATATGCCTTCGAACAGTATTATGTCTACTCATGGTTCACCTAACATTCCTAACCAAATGCAACAAAACAACTTACCAATGAATCAGAACAGTGGACGGAGTTCCAGTAATAACAGTAAGATTTCTGGAAAGGATGCTCTTGCATTACAAAACGCAAGCCCTCAAGATAGAGCTGCAATATTAGCTGCACTACAACAGAGACAACAAAGAAGATTCCAAGCtttacaacaacaacagataCGTAAACAACAATCACAACAGCAGTTACAGAAGCAAGCTCAGCAACAGGTCCAACAACAAGTACACGCTCAAAAACAAGCTCAAATGCAGGCACAAGCCCAAGCCCAAGCCCAAGCCCAAGCCCAAGCCCAAGCCCAAGCCCAAGCACAAGCCCAAGCTCAAGCCCAAGCCCAAGCACAAGCCCAAGCCCAAGCTCAAGCTCAGGCTCAAGCTCAAGCTCAAGCTCAAGCACAAGCACAAGCCCAAGCACAGGCTAAGGCTAAGGCCCAGGCCCAGGCCCAGGCCCAAGCTCAGGCCCAAGCTCAAGCACAAGCTCAAGCACAGGCGAAGGCTCAGGCACAAGCTCAGGCTCAAGCACAGGCTCGATTTAAAGCGCAGAATAGACAAGCAATGCAGCAACCAAATTCACCAAACCCAGCAAATGGAAATCTACAGCAGCAAAAAAAGtcaattcttcaaaatctaCATCCAGCTCTTCAGCAAAAGATATCAATGGAACTTAACAACAAACAATACGAACTATTCATGAAATCACTGATAGAAAACTGTAAGAGAATCCACATGCCTCTACAATCAATTCCGGAAATTCAAGGTAAGAAAGTGAATTTATTTTACCTGTTCATGTTTACTCAAAGACTTGGCGGCGGGGAGCAaatatcaagaaatcaACAATGGAACTTTTTAGctcaaaaacttcaaatttcAAACGCCCAAGAATTGGAAGGGGTATATTACAAATTAATCTACCCATATGAGAAGTTTCTAGAATCTCCTGAAGgacaaaaagaaactcAAGCCAAAAAATTCTTCCTACAGCAATTTTTGCAAGAGCTATTAAAGAAAGTCCAACAGCAGCAAGGattacaacaacagcaaggATTACAGCAACAACCTTCTCAACAGCCAGGACAGAtacaaaaccaaaatcaaGGTCAAACTCCTACGCAACTTCAACAACAGGCAATTCCACAAAAGAACCAAATGCATTTTTCCAATCAGAGTCAAAATATGGTGGGATCCTTTGATACTACTAACTCTCCCATGATAAATCAACAAACAACATTTGACAGTAAACAGAGAAAAGAGaacagaagaaagaaggCATCTACTGATACACCAACAGGAACTCCGATAGCAACCCCTGTACCCTCAACAAGTATAATAAATTTAGATCAAAACGCAAAAAAAGCTGTGAAGAAACCTAGGAAACCAagacaaaagaaaaagactaagaaagaacttgaactcgaaaagaagcaattagaagaaatgcaaaagaaacagcaacaatatattgaagAGCAACAATTACAGCAAAAAATGGTTATAGAGCAAAAACTAAAAGATCAGTATAAAAAGGAGTTGGAAAAATTGCCAAAAGTATACAAGCGATCTCTATGTAGAAATTATACTCCTCTCAAACGTGTTATTCAAAGATCTAATGGAtatgatattgaatatgTCGCTAAGGTAGGAGAAAAAGTGAATGCTAACAAACCAATTTTCTTGTTTGCTCCGGAATTAGGTACCGTAAATTTGCATGCTTTGTCAATGTCGTTACAGGCAGGAAATATTGGTGAAATAAATGTTGCACTCAATACCTTACTGGTTACCAGCTCAGATGCTGTACTTGAATTAAATATAGAAATGTACCCAGAATTGATTGAGTCATTGTGCATTCTGGGCATCAACTTACTCTCCAACCTTTGTGAAAATAAATCAGATTTAAGGCTTCTTCAAACCAATTTGTTTTCTTATGTACTTAGCGATGAGGTGGAATCCTTCCTGTCCAATGATACATGCACATTTTCAAAGACGAATCACAATATTGATCagatttttgataaattagCAAAAAACACAGTAGAAAGTGGAAATTCAGTAAGAGTCGATTCATTAACTGGTACCGATATCCTACAAAATTCGTCATTAAATGATAATCAAGACAGTAAAGATACAATACCCCCAATGACAAGTGAAATAAGTGACTTACTAAAGCCAATATACAATAACACATGGGATCTTTTACCAACACCTGTCAAGTACCTGCAGAATCAATTTCCAAATAAGCTTCATGTGCCATCCTACCTTTTGTCACTAAGAGCTGTAAAAGATGAAGTCGATTGCCCATTGACAAAAGTAAACACCAAAGGTGCAGAGAATGCAAGAATTCTTATAACAGATCAATTATCTACCATCTGTATGATTCTCAGAAATGCTTCCTTTTCAGAGGCGAACGCAAGGATATTAGCATCTAACCCTTTCCTAAGAAGATTTTTTGCCGATATGTTATGGGCAGTGTTTTTAGACCACGAAaagtttgtttttgaaagaaaaagactAAACTTCAGAAAAGATATTGCCATAACATTGTCTAACATTGCTCACCTAATGCCATTTCATTCGTCCGTGGACGGATTTTTACTACTAATTCTGATCTTAAGTTTTGGAGAACCAAAGAAGAACTCTGGCAGCTTAAGAAGTGACGAACTGTCTTATAACGAGTATTCTCTAACATGGGGCAAATATCAGTCATTTGGTGTGGATGTACTTTCTAAGCTGCTATCGACTGAGCAATCGACcaaaaatatcataatgcgtttattgttttcattttcatctgcCACTAGAGACGACTCGTTAAGTAAAGACGAACTGCTAACCAAAAAGCTAGTAGATGCGTACTGTAAGGGCGATCAATATAAATTACTAAATGATGTAGTTTCATTTCTACTCTCTGTGATTCCCTTTGAGCaaataaatgaaacaaGCTCACTGCTTTATAGCATGACACCTTTGATTTCACAATCAATAACATCTCTACTTCTAATTGTAGATCAGGTTTGTGATGAGAAATCTGTTAATGAGTACACactaaagaaaaatatgcCTTTAATATGGCTAACTACCGCTGAAAACTACGGTTACAAGCTGCGTTCATTAGGGAAGCTTTACAATGATATATCTGGGGATACCAATGAGTTATCAAAGGCGAACGGAAATAGTGTGATGGAAAACATGGAATTCAAGAAACTTGCTCCATTGATTGGTTCATCATGCTTGAAATTAGTCAACTTAATGATAGATAAAGCGcttgaaattgatgaaaaggTGAAAACTAATGACAAAGATGAAATTGCGTCTAAAACATTGGCCGCTGTTCCGGAGCTTTTCCCGggagaaattgaaagtatCGAAATTATTACCAATCAATATTTACACCCCGATATTCTACAGCAGACACAATGCCTTATTGAACTTAAAGATGAAATATTATCGAGAGCATGA
- the PEX5B gene encoding tetratricopeptide repeat protein (CAGL0J09570g~Protein of unknown function), whose product MDCRGGNSVLQLTRRIDSSLRFGKKLENKVSPRDEASAFLYTNVPNAPNVQPTPLAIPSITLNKAASSSTCSSTSSHAHNNVNYCANNDSGYDLVREFKKINEPAPPTNNYNFTRHVPVSHRPIGFSPRTMGLQQPLNLDGSFDWEREFAQIEGELGESQNVLEGTTVSYGGEREHQESVHSTSTVGYHYSSDLEEDCLNIYDYVSSKATSVHSEGNTCSAGPGLARSPSYRNPLTRDAYVFNTENKYLNSSPSAYEIACILMENNCNLSEIILAFEAALQEHEQQHMVDCWYRLGIVQLQNEQEESAMDAFQHALELEPGHLEALKLLAVSHINQGNAVEATVCLSRALELKGVTISNWPQELSILNVRETMENVLLDIPSTAINITRDKDILTVLALFNYLLGRSDNAIKCFEKLLEQDPKDEITWNHLGATLANSKRYDTAIQVYMNTIELKPSFVRARYNLGSTLVKNGELQRGIESLLTALVMQGSPIPPIATNLESFIEHLIFTEAQGKNTIVTSLKNALLKIPDDDIELKTNIENRIRLILS is encoded by the coding sequence ATGGACTGCCGCGGCGGGAACAGTGTTCTGCAACTGACGAGGAGGATCGACTCTTCTCTCAGGTTTGGCAAGAAACTGGAGAACAAAGTGTCGCCAAGGGACGAGGCCTCCGCGTTTCTTTATACCAATGTGCCCAATGCGCCCAATGTCCAGCCTACGCCATTGGCCATTCCAAGTATCACCCTGAACAAAGCCGCTTCTAGCTCCACTTGTAGCTCTACTTCTAGTCACGCACACAATAATGTAAACTACTGTGCAAATAATGACAGCGGGTACGACCTCGTGCGTGAGTTCAAGAAGATAAACGAACCTGCACCGCCTAcaaacaactacaacttCACCAGACATGTGCCTGTATCACATAGACCCATTGGGTTTTCGCCCAGGACCATGGGGTTGCAACAACCTTTGAACTTGGATGGGTCGTTTGACTGGGAACGTGAATTTGCGCAAATTGAAGGTGAATTAGGCGAGTCTCAGAACGTCCTAGAGGGCACTACTGTATCCTACGGGGGAGAAAGAGAGCACCAGGAATCGGTGCATTCTACATCGACAGTCGGCTACCACTATTCTTCAGACCTAGAAGAAGACTGCCTTAACATCTACGACTACGTGTCAAGCAAGGCGACTTCAGTACACTCTGAGGGTAATACATGCTCAGCAGGCCCGGGATTGGCTCGCTCCCCATCATACCGCAATCCGCTAACAAGAGACGCCTATGTTTTCAATACAGAAAACAAGTACTTGAACTCATCCCCAAGCGCTTACGAAATTGCATGCATCTTGATGGAAAACAATTGCAACTTAAGTGAGATAATTTTGGCTTTTGAAGCGGCCTTGCAAGAGCATGAACAACAACACATGGTCGACTGTTGGTACAGATTGGGGATAGTGCAATTACAAAACGAACAGGAAGAAAGCGCTATGGATGCTTTCCAACACGCGCTTGAGCTTGAACCAGGTCATTTGGAGGCATTGAAGTTACTGGCTGTGTCGCATATAAACCAAGGTAACGCAGTAGAGGCAACCGTGTGTCTCTCACGTGCTTTAGAACTAAAAGGCGTTACAATATCGAACTGGCCCCAGGAACTGTCAATTCTTAACGTCCGGGAGACGATGGAAAATGTTCTACTAGATATACCTTCTACCGctataaatattacaagAGACAAGGATATACTGACCGTTTTAGCACTCTTTAACTATCTGCTGGGCAGATCAGATAACGCCATAAAATGCTTTGAAAAACTTCTAGAACAGGATCCCAAGGATGAAATAACTTGGAACCACCTAGGTGCCACCCTGGCTAACTCCAAACGTTACGACACAGCCATTCAAGTTTATATGAACACTATTGAGTTGAAACCCTCTTTTGTCAGAGCGCGGTACAATCTGGGAAGCACTTTAGTGAAAAATGGCGAATTGCAAAGGGGAATAGAGAGTTTGCTCACAGCTTTAGTCATGCAGGGCTCCCCAATTCCCCCAATAGCGACGAACCTTGAGTCGTTTATCGAACACCTAATTTTCACTGAGGCACAGGGCAAAAATACCATTGTGACCTCTCTGAAGAATgcattattgaaaatacCTGATGATGATATCGAGctaaaaacaaatatagAGAATCGCATTCGCTTGATATTGTCTTGA
- the CWC2 gene encoding active spliceosome conformation promoter CWC2 (CAGL0J09592g~Ortholog(s) have U6 snRNA binding, pre-mRNA binding activity and role in mRNA cis splicing, via spliceosome, spliceosomal snRNP assembly) — MDSDKGWRQRKARVQLAEVSGELAAAQQTHSVNIWYGKWQSSRHVSVHRLDPERDSGVTRGDSSGTWKFCLYFARGLCALGHKCEYLHHIPEQSDFDRYLVEGTPLLDCFGREKHAENREDMAGVGSFNQQNRTLYVGNIGNAAVMKNGKPLNSRQVESRIRYMFGRLGPMDRVRYLPEKNCAFVRYRHHITAEFAKEAMRDQSLSLSMAQDAALGAQDSTGLLVKWAREDPDPQSRAHKEEDLVNALLSLLPPQQTQTPSRTTSRTTNKTTNEATSKVRKLHRKVYRTTTAAMSHKNILTSYDSD; from the coding sequence ATGGATAGCGATAAAGGGTGGAGGCAGCGGAAGGCGCGGGTACAGCTTGCGGAAGTGAGCGGCGAGCTGGCTGCTGCGCAGCAAACGCATTCTGTGAACATATGGTATGGCAAGTGGCAGTCCAGCAGACATGTTTCTGTGCACCGGCTGGACCCCGAGCGGGACAGCGGTGTGACGCGAGGCGACAGCAGCGGGACGTGGAAGTTCTGCTTGTATTTTGCGCGTGGGCTATGTGCGTTGGGCCACAAGTGCGAGTATCTGCACCACATACCCGAGCAGAGCGACTTCGACAGGTACCTGGTGGAAGGCACGCCGCTGCTGGATTGTTTTGGGCGCGAGAAGCATGCTGAGAACCGGGAAGACATGGCAGGGGTAGGCAGTTTCAACCAGCAGAACCGGACGTTGTACGTGGGCAATATCGGCAATGCGGCGGTTATGAAGAACGGGAAACCGCTGAACAGCCGCCAGGTGGAGAGCAGGATACGGTATATGTTTGGCAGACTGGGCCCGATGGACCGAGTACGGTACCTACCGGAGAAGAACTGTGCGTTTGTGCGGTACCGCCACCACATAACAGCGGAGTTTGCGAAGGAGGCCATGCGGGACCAGTCTCTGTCTCTGTCCATGGCACAGGACGCGGCACTGGGTGCGCAGGACAGCACTGGTCTACTAGTCAAGTGGGCCCGAGAGGACCCGGATCCTCAGTCGCGCGCGCACAAGGAAGAAGACCTGGTAAACGCGCTGCTATCACTGTTACCGCCACAACAAACGCAGACCCCAAGCAGGACCACAAGCAGGACCACTAACAAGACCACCAACGAGGCCACGAGCAAAGTACGCAAGCTGCATAGAAAGGTGTACAGGACAACCACAGCGGCTATGTCCCATAAGAATATACTCACGTCTTACGACTCAGATTGA
- the NHP2 gene encoding snoRNA-binding protein NHP2 (CAGL0J09614g~Ortholog(s) have box H/ACA snoRNA binding activity, role in cleavage involved in rRNA processing, rRNA pseudouridine synthesis, snRNA pseudouridine synthesis and box H/ACA snoRNP complex localization) has product MAKEVKEDNYEARMPAVLPFAKPLASKKLNKKVLKTVKKASRAKNVKRGVKEVVKALRKGEKGLVVIAGDISPADVISHIPVLCEDHGVPYLFVPSKQDLGSASATKRPTSVIFIVPGSNKKDKSKEEEYKESYNEVVKEVKAL; this is encoded by the coding sequence ATGGCTAAGGAAGTAAAGGAAGATAACTACGAGGCTCGTATGCCAGCTGTGCTACCGTTTGCCAAACCACTAGCGTCTAAGaagttgaacaagaaaGTCTTGAAGACTGTCAAGAAGGCCTCCCGTGCTAAGAACGTCAAGCGTGGTGTCAAGGAAGTTGTCAAGGCCCTAAGGAAAGGCGAGAAGGGTCTTGTGGTCATCGCCGGTGACATCAGTCCCGCCGACGTCATCTCCCACATCCCAGTGCTATGTGAGGACCACGGTGTCCCATACCTGTTCGTGCCATCCAAGCAAGACTTGGGTTCCGCAAGTGCAACCAAGAGACCTACCTCTGTGATATTCATCGTGCCAGGCAGCAACAAGAAGGACAAGTCCAAGGAGGAAGAATACAAGGAATCTTACAACGAAGTTGTCAAGGAAGTCAAGGCCTTGTAA
- the GLE1 gene encoding nucleoporin GLE1 (CAGL0J09636g~Ortholog(s) have enzyme activator activity, inositol hexakisphosphate binding, phospholipid binding, translation initiation factor binding activity) has product MRFVLDELYSDEESSLDLGVGSDSDSSNDPDYSNIADPHDLYSPKLRIPKKKDVPTKTRTAKEEEVTLLPEIARILEGKQFKSSVIAANTVPSVIHLSREEEQNTESLIDKRKDNKLAHSLAPDVNIEQMEAQFSKVMLGKLDSLETLNRKRIEEVRAEKKRIEEEQKRKLEEEKRRKELEDKRLKEEEERAKKEQEKQEKERLAALEAEKKREQEEKAKKQAQAQEKDKAQKAVTDFDSISKTFWKYKAKIKSIKEEIVIPVKNADKELRNILSKHKRKINPKFGQLTNTFSQLQSIQNELSHLIDETKGQQLAYLWILNFIAKAIVHQAETEVRAKPESSVPLARLALYIMVRYPEFKELLLARFVKKCPFVMGFTCDIGTEDGRGNMGWKRDSSGKWEEPTSYNERIGAMVTLFSVITRLELPQEFIQTSNHPLPISHSWHLVARIANTPLKLIQDTHFVVLGSWWDAAAKEFLQAYGVQAAKLLQLVGDNLTSAVADRKYVGAARLRILLESWQENKLESFPEMVP; this is encoded by the coding sequence ATGCGTTTTGTGCTTGACGAATTATACTCAGACGAGGAGTCCTCGCTCGACCTGGGTGTTGGCTCGGACTCTGATTCCTCTAATGACCCAGACTACTCAAACATCGCTGATCCCCACGACTTGTACTCCCCCAAGCTGAGGATACctaagaagaaagatgTTCCAACTAAAACAAGAACAgctaaagaagaagaggttACTTTACTGCCCGAGATCGCAAGGATACTGGAGGGCAAGCAGTTTAAGAGTAGCGTCATCGCTGCAAATACTGTTCCCAGTGTAATACATCTGTCCAGGGAAGAGGAACAAAATACCGAGAGCCTGATAGATAAACGAAAGGATAATAAGCTTGCGCACAGCTTAGCTCCAGATGTAAATATAGAGCAGATGGAAGCGCAATTCTCGAAAGTTATGCTAGGAAAATTGGATAGCCTCGAGACTCTGAACAGGAAACGTATCGAAGAAGTCAGGGCAGAGAAAAAGCGAATAGAGGAAGAGCAAAAGAGGAAGTTGGAGGAAGAGAAACGCAGGAAAGAACTAGAAGATAAAAGGTTGAAAGAAGAGGAGGAAAGAGCtaagaaagaacaagagaAACAAGAGAAAGAACGGTTGGCGGCTCTTGAAGCTGAAAAGAAGCGagagcaagaagaaaaggCTAAAAAGCAAGCTCAGGCTCAAGAAAAGGACAAGGCACAAAAAGCGGTAACAGATTTTGACTCAATAAGTAAAACTTTTTGGAAGTATAAAGCTAAGATCAAGTCTATCAAAGAAGAGATTGTGATACCAGTCAAAAATGCTGATAAGGAGCTCAGAAACATTCTATCGAAGCATAAGCGTAAGATTAATCCGAAGTTTGGGCAATTAACCAACACATTTTCACAATTACAGAGTATACAAAATGAGTTAAGTCATTTAATCGATGAAACAAAAGGCCAACAGTTGGCATACTTATGGATATTGAACTTTATTGCAAAAGCTATAGTTCACCAGGCCGAAACGGAGGTGCGTGCAAAGCCAGAATCTTCTGTACCATTAGCAAGGTTGGCATTGTATATAATGGTACGATATCCCGAATTTAAGGAATTATTGCTTGCAAGATTTGTTAAGAAATGTCCGTTTGTTATGGGATTTACGTGTGACATAGGAACAGAAGATGGAAGGGGAAATATGGGTTGGAAAAGAGATTCTTCCGGTAAATGGGAGGAACCTACTTCTTACAACGAACGTATTGGGGCTATGGTTACCTTATTTTCCGTTATAACTAGGCTAGAACTGCCTCAGGAATTTATCCAGACATCGAACCATCCGCTACCGATTTCCCATTCCTGGCATCTTGTTGCCAGAATCGCAAATACTCCATTAAAGCTGATACAAGACACACATTTTGTCGTTCTAGGTTCTTGGTGGGATGCTGCTGCCAAGGAGTTTTTACAAGCATATGGTGTCCAAGCTGCAAAGCTGCTTCAGTTAGTCGGTGACAACTTAACATCTGCAGTTGCTGATAGGAAGTACGTTGGGGCAGCCAGATTACGTATACTTCTGGAATCTTGGCAAGAAAACAAACTGGAAAGTTTTCCAGAAATGGTTCCTTGA